In the Bacillus solimangrovi genome, one interval contains:
- the cysC gene encoding adenylyl-sulfate kinase: MKSLLKFITCGSVDDGKSTLIGHMLYDAKLLFADQEQALELDSKVGSRGGEIDYSLLLDGLMAEREQGITIDVAYRYFTTDNRSFIVADTPGHEEYTRNMAVGASFAELAIILVDATKGVITQTKRHARICALMGIKHLVLAVNKMDLIEFDQKRFEEIKKDFLQLTHGFNLESIQVIPVSATEGDNITKKSENTLWYDGLPLLPYLESVDVTKEQHDSFILPVQRVSRPNHTFRGFQGQIEAGTISVGDDITTLPSNEKAKVKSILVADKELESAIVGQPVTIQLDREVDVSRGNVLTTSSNIQVTDMFTATILWMDDTKLIPGRNYLVKVGTKVLPGTVMSIKHKIDINSGEHIPADKAFKNELVECDISLSENMVFDTFENNEALGGLILIDRVSNMTSACGVIEHSLRRSTNVIWQETDITREIRSQQKGQKPLTLWFTGLSGSGKSTLANAVEKRLVSLGHHTMLLDGDNVRHGLNKNLGFKESDRVENIRRIAEVAKLMNDAGLITLTSFISPYDSDRQSAREVIGKEYIEIYVSTPLEECEKRDVKGLYKKARTGEIPNFTGISSPYEAPENPEIEIDTSKYTLEEATDYVVKEIMKLWN; this comes from the coding sequence ATGAAAAGTCTATTAAAATTTATAACGTGTGGAAGTGTAGATGACGGAAAATCAACATTAATTGGACATATGCTTTATGACGCAAAACTATTATTCGCTGATCAAGAGCAGGCTTTAGAGCTTGATAGTAAAGTTGGAAGTCGTGGAGGAGAAATTGATTATTCCCTTCTTCTTGATGGATTAATGGCGGAAAGGGAGCAAGGGATCACAATTGATGTAGCGTACCGTTATTTTACGACGGATAATCGTTCCTTTATCGTTGCCGATACACCAGGACATGAAGAATATACACGTAACATGGCAGTAGGAGCTTCGTTTGCAGAATTAGCTATTATTCTAGTTGATGCAACAAAGGGTGTTATTACTCAGACAAAACGCCATGCTCGTATTTGTGCTTTAATGGGGATTAAACACCTTGTTTTAGCTGTAAACAAAATGGACTTAATAGAGTTTGACCAAAAGCGTTTTGAAGAAATCAAAAAGGATTTCTTACAATTAACGCATGGCTTTAATCTTGAAAGTATTCAAGTGATTCCGGTTTCAGCTACTGAAGGGGATAACATTACAAAAAAGTCAGAAAACACACTTTGGTATGATGGCTTACCATTGTTACCATATTTAGAAAGTGTGGATGTTACGAAAGAGCAACATGATAGCTTTATTCTTCCAGTTCAGCGTGTAAGCCGTCCAAACCATACATTCCGTGGTTTCCAAGGTCAAATAGAGGCAGGAACCATTTCAGTAGGTGACGACATCACTACGCTTCCAAGTAATGAAAAAGCAAAGGTGAAAAGTATATTGGTGGCAGATAAAGAATTGGAATCCGCGATTGTTGGACAGCCTGTAACCATACAATTAGACCGCGAAGTGGACGTGTCTCGTGGGAATGTGTTAACGACTTCAAGCAATATACAAGTAACTGATATGTTTACGGCTACGATTTTGTGGATGGATGATACCAAGCTTATACCAGGTCGAAACTACCTAGTAAAAGTAGGAACAAAAGTTCTTCCTGGTACTGTGATGTCCATTAAGCATAAGATTGATATTAACAGTGGGGAGCATATTCCAGCTGATAAAGCTTTCAAAAATGAACTAGTAGAATGTGATATTTCCTTATCAGAAAATATGGTATTTGATACTTTTGAAAATAATGAGGCACTTGGTGGACTGATTTTAATCGACCGTGTGTCAAATATGACTTCAGCTTGTGGTGTAATTGAGCATTCACTTCGTCGTTCAACAAATGTTATATGGCAAGAAACTGACATTACAAGAGAGATTCGTTCCCAACAAAAGGGACAAAAACCATTGACACTTTGGTTCACAGGTCTTTCAGGTTCAGGAAAATCGACACTTGCTAATGCTGTTGAAAAACGATTAGTTTCTCTAGGACACCATACTATGCTCCTAGATGGTGACAATGTACGTCATGGCTTGAACAAAAACTTAGGTTTTAAAGAAAGTGATCGTGTTGAAAATATTCGTCGTATTGCTGAAGTGGCAAAGCTGATGAATGATGCAGGTTTGATTACTCTGACATCCTTCATTTCACCATATGACAGTGATCGTCAAAGTGCGAGAGAGGTCATTGGTAAAGAATATATTGAAATCTATGTGAGCACACCACTTGAAGAGTGTGAAAAACGTGATGTGAAAGGTTTATATAAAAAAGCTCGAACTGGTGAGATTCCAAACTTTACTGGTATTTCTAGTCCATACGAAGCGCCAGAAAATCCAGAAATTGAGATCGATACAAGTAAGTACACGTTAGAAGAAGCAACAGATTATGTTGTGAAGGAAATTATGAAACTTTGGAATTAG
- a CDS encoding SLC13 family permease, producing the protein MSLEMIFVLVMIIAMLTALLLELARPDMVVFSVVVIFLITGLLTPEEVLKGFSNQGMLTIALLFIVAGAVQKHGIIDQVMKQWLNKSKSVRGSMFRFFLPIPFFSAFLNNTPIVVAFTPVIKNWCEERGIAPSKFLIPLSYVTILGGTITLMGTSTNLVVHGMLLDFGLEGFSLFQLAIVGIPITMIGLLYLFTFGYQLLPNHLGFREQVTADSKEYIAEMTVQQGFPYINQSVQRAGLRELNGLYLIEIIRGKERISPVRSTTIIQEGDRLIFTGLISTIADLQNTKGLALETGSDLELEDLKNGNTQLVEAVVSHQSTLLDKSIKQSQFRSRFDAGVLAVHRNNERIKSKVGDIVLRPGDALLLLAGSDFIRNYQQSSDFYVVSSLATPTSLNDSRKKGWFSIGLLVSMILLVTIGWLSMFKAMTLAVFLLIVTKMITPEEAKKYIQFNVLLLIASAFGVGAAMTKSGLAAWMAKGLLSLGQPLGIIAILLLIYLLTNIFTELITNSAAAVLMLPIGLELATSLNVPYMGFAVIISIAASASFITPIGYQTNLIVYGPGGYKFKDYVKVGTPLSIIVMFVTVVIVNFVWF; encoded by the coding sequence ATGTCACTAGAAATGATATTCGTATTGGTTATGATAATAGCCATGTTGACTGCATTGTTATTAGAATTGGCACGTCCCGACATGGTTGTTTTTTCAGTTGTTGTTATATTTTTAATAACAGGGTTATTAACTCCAGAAGAAGTATTAAAAGGATTCTCCAATCAAGGTATGTTGACGATTGCGTTATTGTTTATTGTGGCAGGGGCGGTACAAAAACACGGAATTATAGATCAAGTCATGAAGCAATGGTTAAATAAAAGTAAAAGTGTACGAGGCTCGATGTTTCGTTTCTTCTTGCCAATTCCTTTCTTTTCAGCATTTCTTAACAATACACCAATTGTTGTAGCATTTACTCCTGTAATTAAGAATTGGTGTGAAGAACGGGGGATTGCCCCTTCAAAGTTCTTAATTCCTTTATCATATGTAACTATTTTGGGAGGTACAATAACTTTAATGGGTACCTCTACTAATTTAGTTGTACATGGTATGTTATTAGATTTTGGTTTGGAAGGTTTTTCGTTGTTTCAACTAGCAATTGTCGGGATTCCAATTACAATGATAGGTCTATTATATCTATTTACCTTTGGGTATCAGTTGCTTCCTAATCACTTAGGGTTTCGAGAACAAGTAACAGCTGATTCAAAAGAATATATAGCAGAAATGACGGTTCAACAAGGGTTTCCATATATAAATCAATCTGTTCAAAGAGCTGGTTTAAGGGAGCTTAACGGCCTATATTTAATAGAAATAATTCGTGGAAAAGAAAGAATATCACCTGTCCGTTCCACGACAATCATACAAGAAGGGGATCGTCTAATCTTCACTGGATTAATATCTACAATAGCAGATCTCCAAAACACAAAAGGATTAGCTCTTGAAACTGGTTCTGATCTTGAGCTTGAAGATTTAAAGAATGGTAATACACAATTAGTAGAAGCGGTTGTTTCGCATCAGTCTACACTATTGGATAAATCAATTAAACAATCACAATTTCGCTCAAGGTTTGATGCAGGAGTCCTAGCGGTTCACCGAAACAATGAGCGGATAAAAAGTAAAGTTGGAGATATAGTTCTTCGACCTGGGGATGCATTATTACTACTTGCGGGTTCGGACTTTATCCGTAATTATCAACAATCCAGTGATTTTTATGTTGTTTCTTCTTTAGCTACACCAACTAGCCTAAATGATAGCAGGAAAAAAGGCTGGTTCTCTATTGGTCTCTTAGTTTCGATGATTCTACTAGTAACCATTGGCTGGTTAAGTATGTTTAAGGCTATGACTTTGGCTGTCTTTTTATTAATAGTTACAAAAATGATTACACCTGAAGAAGCGAAGAAATATATTCAATTTAATGTATTACTGTTAATTGCTAGTGCATTTGGCGTCGGTGCAGCTATGACCAAAAGTGGATTAGCTGCATGGATGGCGAAAGGGTTATTATCATTGGGACAACCGTTAGGTATAATTGCTATCCTTTTATTAATCTATTTACTAACTAATATTTTTACAGAATTGATAACGAATAGTGCAGCTGCAGTCTTGATGCTACCTATTGGATTAGAATTAGCAACTTCATTGAATGTTCCATATATGGGGTTTGCAGTCATAATTTCTATTGCTGCATCAGCTAGTTTTATAACACCAATTGGTTATCAAACGAATTTGATTGTATACGGACCAGGAGGATATAAATTTAAGGATTATGTAAAAGTCGGTACACCGTTAAGCATAATTGTTATGTTTGTAACGGTAGTGATTGTTAACTTCGTATGGTTTTAG
- the cysQ gene encoding 3'(2'),5'-bisphosphate nucleotidase CysQ produces MKNLNLYDLFQISLEAGKEILDVYAQDFVVEVKDDNSPLTQADQRSHNTIKRGLKAIDSTIPVLSEEGKEMSYSERREWKQFWLVDPLDGTKEFIKKNGEFTVNIALIEGKYPSIGIIYAPALDVFYFGRVGEGAYKLENASKAEVSNEEELLQKSFGLPEQGNRQVKRAVASRSHMSEETEAYIKELEAMYGEVEVVSSGSSLKFCLIAEGKADYYPRYAPTMEWDTGAGQAIVEAAGGTVTRYEDNDRFYYNREDLLNGWFLVQR; encoded by the coding sequence ATGAAGAATTTAAATTTGTACGATCTATTTCAAATCTCATTAGAGGCTGGGAAAGAGATTTTAGACGTTTATGCACAAGATTTCGTTGTAGAAGTGAAAGATGATAATTCCCCTTTAACGCAAGCAGATCAACGTTCACACAATACTATCAAGAGGGGTTTAAAAGCAATTGATTCTACCATACCTGTATTGAGTGAAGAAGGAAAAGAAATGTCTTACAGTGAGCGCCGTGAGTGGAAGCAATTTTGGTTGGTAGATCCACTTGATGGCACAAAAGAATTTATTAAGAAAAATGGAGAGTTTACCGTAAATATTGCATTAATTGAAGGGAAGTATCCTTCAATTGGTATAATTTATGCACCGGCATTGGATGTGTTTTACTTTGGCCGTGTTGGAGAAGGTGCATATAAGTTAGAGAATGCTTCAAAGGCAGAAGTATCAAATGAAGAAGAGTTACTTCAAAAAAGTTTCGGCTTACCTGAACAAGGTAATCGTCAAGTAAAACGTGCTGTTGCTAGTCGTTCCCACATGTCAGAGGAAACAGAAGCCTATATTAAAGAATTAGAAGCAATGTATGGAGAAGTAGAAGTTGTTTCATCAGGTAGTTCTTTAAAATTCTGTCTGATTGCAGAAGGAAAAGCAGACTACTATCCAAGATATGCACCGACAATGGAATGGGATACAGGAGCTGGACAGGCTATTGTAGAAGCAGCTGGTGGAACAGTCACTAGATATGAAGATAATGACCGCTTTTATTATAACAGAGAAGATCTATTAAATGGATGGTTTCTAGTTCAAAGGTAA
- a CDS encoding UDP-glucose dehydrogenase family protein yields the protein MYKIAVAGTGYVGLVAGVCFAEVGHHVTCVDIDEEKVQIMRSGVSPIFETGLEELMKKNYASGRIDYTTDYESAYKDADAIFIGVGTPEQPDGSANLSYIATVARQIAESVEKDCLVVVKSTVPVGTNDKVEQFIHDFLVNDVKIEVASNPEFLAQGSAVHDTLHAERIIIGTESKWAEERLTEIYAPFRLPIVSVNRRSAEMIKYASNDFLALKISYMNDIANLCELVGADVQDVAKGMSYDERIGSKFLNAGIGFGGSCFPKDTKALDYIAKQSGYELKTVKAAIDVNKEQKTMLYKKASKRLITFNGLKVAVLGLTFKPGTDDLREAASLENVPLLLEQGADIYAFDPVGAENFAKVHPEGKNGKGSITYVANIEQALEGANVCFIFTEWGDVKAVTPEVYKKLMRTPLVYDGRNIYSVEEMQEAGVEYHSIGRRPATREGIKESKKLELQNF from the coding sequence ATGTACAAAATTGCAGTAGCGGGAACTGGTTATGTTGGCCTGGTGGCAGGTGTGTGTTTTGCTGAAGTTGGCCATCATGTAACCTGTGTAGATATTGATGAAGAAAAGGTACAAATCATGAGATCTGGCGTTTCCCCAATCTTTGAAACAGGTTTGGAAGAGTTGATGAAAAAGAATTATGCTTCTGGAAGAATAGATTATACAACGGATTATGAATCAGCATATAAAGATGCTGATGCAATTTTTATTGGTGTAGGTACTCCAGAGCAACCGGATGGCTCTGCAAATTTATCATACATTGCAACTGTTGCAAGACAAATTGCTGAAAGTGTAGAGAAAGATTGCCTCGTGGTTGTTAAATCTACAGTTCCAGTAGGAACAAATGATAAAGTTGAGCAGTTTATTCATGACTTTCTAGTTAATGATGTGAAAATAGAAGTAGCATCTAACCCTGAATTCTTGGCACAGGGGTCTGCTGTACATGATACACTACATGCTGAAAGAATTATAATAGGTACAGAAAGTAAATGGGCTGAAGAACGGTTAACGGAAATTTACGCTCCGTTTCGCTTGCCAATTGTTTCAGTAAATCGCAGATCAGCTGAAATGATTAAGTATGCATCTAATGATTTCCTTGCTCTTAAGATTTCATATATGAATGATATTGCAAATCTTTGTGAACTTGTTGGGGCTGATGTTCAGGATGTTGCAAAAGGCATGAGTTATGATGAGCGAATCGGTAGTAAATTCTTAAATGCAGGAATTGGTTTTGGTGGTTCTTGTTTTCCGAAGGATACAAAAGCATTAGACTATATTGCTAAACAAAGTGGATATGAACTTAAAACTGTTAAAGCCGCCATTGATGTCAATAAAGAACAGAAAACTATGTTATATAAGAAAGCTAGTAAAAGACTAATTACATTTAACGGTTTAAAAGTTGCTGTGTTAGGTCTAACCTTTAAGCCTGGAACGGACGATTTAAGAGAAGCAGCTTCTCTTGAAAATGTGCCATTATTATTAGAGCAAGGTGCAGATATCTATGCTTTTGATCCTGTGGGAGCAGAGAACTTTGCTAAAGTTCATCCGGAAGGTAAAAATGGTAAAGGTAGTATCACATATGTTGCGAATATCGAACAGGCATTAGAAGGTGCGAATGTCTGTTTCATCTTTACTGAATGGGGAGATGTAAAAGCAGTAACACCTGAAGTTTATAAAAAGTTGATGAGAACCCCTTTAGTTTATGACGGTAGAAATATTTATAGTGTAGAAGAGATGCAAGAAGCAGGAGTAGAATATCATTCAATTGGAAGAAGACCAGCAACTAGAGAAGGTATAAAGGAGTCGAAGAAACTTGAATTACAAAACTTTTGA
- a CDS encoding GDP-mannose 4,6-dehydratase, producing the protein MNYKTFDPSKTYLITGAAGFIGFYLSKKLIGQGCRVIGVDNINDYYDVNLKYTRLNQLEPHEKFTFIKGDISNKELIMGTFEKYKPNVVVNMAAQAGVRYSIENPDVYIQSNIIGFYNILEACRYYPVEHCVYASSSSVYGANKKVPFEESDFVDNPVSLYASTKKSNELMAHTYSHLYKIPATGLRFFTVYGPMGRPDMAYFGFTDKYFAGEPIKIFNNGDFENDLYRDFTYIDDIIEGIVRLLSNPPEGEVQHSVYNIGNNSPEKLMVFIETLEKALSNALGKEVLFEKTFEPIKPGDVPATFASTDLLQKAVGFKPETSIEKGLQKFADWYVDYYEQR; encoded by the coding sequence TTGAATTACAAAACTTTTGATCCTAGCAAAACATACCTGATCACTGGTGCAGCAGGTTTCATAGGTTTCTACTTATCAAAGAAGTTAATAGGACAGGGATGCCGAGTTATTGGTGTTGATAATATCAATGATTACTATGATGTAAACCTTAAATACACTCGTTTGAATCAACTCGAGCCTCATGAAAAGTTTACTTTCATAAAAGGTGATATATCTAACAAAGAATTGATAATGGGGACCTTTGAAAAATACAAGCCTAATGTAGTTGTGAATATGGCAGCTCAAGCTGGTGTTCGCTATTCAATAGAGAATCCAGATGTTTATATTCAAAGTAATATCATTGGTTTTTATAATATACTTGAAGCATGTAGGTATTATCCAGTAGAACACTGTGTATATGCGTCTTCTAGTTCTGTTTATGGAGCAAATAAAAAGGTTCCTTTTGAAGAATCAGATTTTGTTGATAATCCAGTTTCACTTTATGCCTCTACCAAGAAATCAAACGAATTAATGGCACATACTTACAGTCACCTTTATAAAATTCCAGCAACAGGTCTACGTTTCTTTACAGTCTATGGTCCTATGGGGAGACCGGATATGGCTTACTTTGGGTTCACTGATAAATATTTTGCTGGTGAGCCAATTAAAATATTCAATAACGGTGATTTTGAAAATGATCTATATCGTGACTTTACTTATATAGACGATATTATTGAAGGAATAGTGCGTCTATTAAGTAATCCCCCTGAAGGGGAAGTTCAACATAGTGTATATAATATCGGAAATAATAGTCCAGAAAAATTAATGGTATTCATTGAAACACTTGAAAAAGCATTGAGTAATGCATTAGGTAAAGAAGTATTGTTTGAGAAAACATTTGAACCAATTAAACCCGGTGATGTTCCAGCTACTTTTGCTTCAACAGATTTGTTACAAAAAGCTGTTGGTTTCAAACCAGAGACTTCGATAGAGAAAGGGTTGCAGAAATTTGCGGATTGGTATGTGGACTATTATGAGCAGAGGTAA
- the galE gene encoding UDP-glucose 4-epimerase GalE, which produces MKILVTGGAGYIGSHTCIALLEAGHSVIIADNLCNSRRDTIDKIINIAENEVTFLEIDVTEEQAVDVIFNNYKVDGVIHFAGLKAVGESVDIPLTYYYNNIVSTMILAKACQKYGVNRFVFSSSATVYGDNIVPFVETMDLLPTTNPYGETKAMSERILTDIANANPEFSVALLRYFNPVGAHESGLIGEAPNGIPNNLMPYVTKVAKGKLEKLRVFGNDYPTVDGTGVRDYIHVLDLAEGHVAALDNLKEGAHVYNLGTGQGTSVLELVKAFEEANSIKVPYEIVDRRPGDIASCYADASKAKRELGWTAKHDIITMCRDAWSFEKNYED; this is translated from the coding sequence ATGAAAATTCTAGTAACTGGAGGGGCCGGATATATAGGTTCACATACATGTATTGCATTATTAGAAGCAGGGCATTCAGTTATAATTGCTGATAACCTGTGTAATAGTAGGCGTGATACTATTGACAAAATTATAAACATTGCAGAAAATGAAGTAACTTTTTTGGAAATTGATGTAACGGAGGAACAAGCTGTTGATGTTATTTTTAATAATTATAAAGTAGATGGTGTTATTCATTTTGCGGGCTTAAAAGCGGTAGGTGAATCAGTAGACATACCATTAACTTATTATTATAACAATATAGTTAGCACTATGATCCTTGCTAAAGCTTGCCAGAAATATGGTGTAAATCGTTTTGTGTTCAGTTCATCAGCAACAGTTTACGGAGATAATATAGTACCTTTCGTTGAGACTATGGACCTGTTACCAACTACTAATCCTTATGGTGAGACGAAAGCTATGAGTGAGCGAATTCTTACTGATATAGCTAATGCAAACCCTGAATTTTCAGTTGCTCTTCTAAGATATTTTAATCCAGTCGGAGCCCATGAAAGTGGCTTGATTGGTGAAGCACCTAATGGTATACCTAATAACCTTATGCCTTATGTTACTAAGGTTGCCAAAGGTAAATTAGAGAAACTTCGAGTTTTTGGTAACGACTATCCTACAGTAGACGGTACAGGTGTAAGAGACTATATACATGTGTTGGATTTGGCAGAGGGCCATGTTGCAGCTTTAGATAATCTTAAAGAAGGTGCTCATGTTTATAATTTGGGAACTGGTCAAGGTACTAGTGTACTAGAGTTAGTGAAAGCTTTTGAAGAAGCTAATAGTATTAAAGTTCCTTATGAAATAGTAGATCGTAGACCTGGAGATATTGCTTCATGTTATGCTGATGCTTCAAAAGCTAAGAGAGAGCTTGGTTGGACAGCTAAACATGATATTATCACCATGTGCAGAGATGCTTGGAGTTTTGAGAAGAATTATGAAGATTAA
- a CDS encoding sigma-70 family RNA polymerase sigma factor, which produces MSEFFIKVGKEQVAVSGEIYKEYYRMVRRQRYLEQDIKVGRIAVDPEAETVDFIPSKEDSINRLIELGADFEDEQMIEDILCDKATMLILQEAMADLNEKEQELIKALYYKDLTVREVAKEENISHVAVVKRHKKVLDKLKKYFL; this is translated from the coding sequence ATGAGCGAGTTTTTTATCAAAGTCGGCAAGGAGCAGGTGGCAGTAAGCGGAGAGATTTACAAGGAGTATTACCGAATGGTTCGACGTCAAAGGTACCTGGAACAGGATATCAAGGTTGGACGGATAGCTGTTGACCCTGAAGCAGAAACGGTTGATTTTATCCCAAGCAAAGAAGATTCAATCAATCGTTTAATTGAACTAGGAGCTGATTTTGAAGATGAACAAATGATAGAAGATATTCTCTGTGATAAAGCAACAATGTTGATTTTACAAGAAGCGATGGCTGACCTGAATGAAAAGGAACAAGAGCTCATTAAGGCTCTCTACTATAAAGATTTAACAGTAAGAGAGGTAGCAAAGGAGGAAAACATCTCTCATGTAGCTGTGGTGAAACGGCATAAAAAGGTGTTGGACAAGCTTAAAAAATATTTTTTGTAA
- a CDS encoding NERD domain-containing protein encodes MKKEIIIILAIIVLLPILFFLAPIIFALLLLAGIIMLKLRYPVIKGAIGEWYVNKELNKLGTNYKIYHDLYVPNGDGGTTQVDHVVTSPYGIFVIETKHYQGWIFGKENQRYWTQTIYKRKEKLFNPLWQNYGHIQAINKYIDKEDFEFIYSIIAFSQNSTLKFKEDFTSARVIQFPQLTKVIKEWNVQRINSSELQEINRALEGLIITDKNKKKQVKKKHVSDIKNNRKEKVRKEKEDTQQNVCPKCGGGLTMKKGKYGSFYGCSNFPKCRYTKQVS; translated from the coding sequence ATGAAAAAAGAGATAATCATAATACTAGCCATTATTGTACTTTTACCAATACTGTTTTTCTTAGCCCCGATAATATTCGCTCTCTTACTTTTAGCTGGAATCATCATGTTGAAGTTAAGGTATCCAGTTATTAAAGGTGCGATAGGAGAGTGGTATGTAAATAAAGAACTAAATAAACTAGGAACGAATTATAAAATCTACCACGATCTTTATGTGCCAAATGGTGATGGTGGAACTACCCAAGTGGATCATGTAGTTACATCACCGTATGGAATCTTTGTAATTGAAACGAAGCATTATCAAGGATGGATATTTGGGAAGGAAAATCAGAGATATTGGACTCAGACAATCTATAAACGAAAAGAAAAATTGTTCAATCCACTCTGGCAAAATTATGGTCATATACAAGCAATCAATAAATACATAGATAAAGAAGATTTTGAGTTTATATATTCTATTATTGCCTTCTCTCAAAACTCTACTTTAAAGTTCAAAGAAGACTTTACATCAGCTAGGGTTATCCAATTTCCACAATTAACAAAAGTCATCAAGGAGTGGAATGTTCAAAGGATCAATTCTTCTGAGTTACAAGAAATCAATAGAGCACTTGAAGGTTTAATCATTACAGATAAGAACAAGAAGAAACAGGTTAAGAAAAAGCATGTTTCAGATATAAAAAATAACCGTAAAGAAAAGGTGCGGAAAGAAAAAGAAGATACTCAACAAAATGTATGCCCCAAGTGTGGTGGTGGGTTAACTATGAAGAAGGGGAAGTACGGATCATTCTACGGTTGCAGCAACTTCCCGAAATGCAGGTATACTAAACAAGTTTCATAA